The following are encoded in a window of Spiroplasma tabanidicola genomic DNA:
- a CDS encoding deoxyribonuclease IV, with protein sequence MNDKFYLGSHVGMNAKGKYLIGSAQEAIDNGANTLMFFTGAPQNTIRTETNKLNIKEFKELLKNNNIDITKTLCHGPYTINLANTVKKETYELGVRLLKEELLRLEAIGVHLVVLHPGAAVGAERKVALDSVAKGLNEVYDQLPNCPVKIALETMSGKGTEVCITFEEIKYVLNQVKRKEMVGVCFDTCHMHDAGYDIKNNFDNVVDDFDKLIGLDKLLAIHLNDSKNIINGHKDRHENIGYGYIGFKSLSNIVHNPLFKEIPIILETPWINGVTSPYKKEIEMLKENKFVNNFGMDIITD encoded by the coding sequence ATGAATGATAAGTTTTATTTAGGTAGTCATGTGGGTATGAATGCAAAAGGTAAGTATTTAATTGGTAGTGCACAAGAAGCTATAGATAATGGGGCAAATACATTAATGTTTTTTACAGGAGCACCACAAAATACAATTAGAACAGAAACTAATAAATTAAATATCAAAGAATTCAAAGAATTATTAAAAAATAACAATATTGATATAACCAAAACACTTTGTCATGGCCCTTATACAATTAATTTAGCAAATACAGTTAAAAAAGAAACATATGAATTAGGAGTTAGACTTTTAAAAGAAGAACTTTTAAGATTAGAAGCAATAGGAGTGCATCTTGTCGTATTGCATCCAGGAGCAGCTGTTGGAGCAGAAAGAAAAGTAGCTTTAGATAGTGTTGCTAAAGGTTTAAATGAAGTTTATGATCAATTGCCAAACTGTCCTGTAAAAATTGCTTTAGAAACTATGAGCGGAAAAGGTACAGAAGTTTGTATTACATTTGAAGAAATAAAATATGTTTTAAATCAAGTTAAAAGAAAAGAAATGGTAGGGGTTTGTTTTGATACTTGTCATATGCATGATGCTGGGTATGATATAAAGAATAATTTCGATAATGTAGTTGATGATTTTGATAAATTAATTGGATTAGATAAATTATTAGCTATTCATTTAAATGATTCAAAAAATATAATTAATGGGCACAAGGATAGACATGAAAATATAGGTTATGGATATATTGGTTTTAAATCTTTATCTAATATAGTTCATAATCCTTTATTCAAAGAAATACCAATCATTTTAGAAACTCCTTGAATTAATGGAGTAACTAGTCCGTACAAAAAAGAAATAGAAATGTTAAAAGAAAATAAATTTGTTAATAACTTTGGCATGGATATAATTACAGATTAA
- a CDS encoding riboflavin kinase: MTKVYYYNSLNKILLNLDDSICLFANFNNWYNYENLQIEQLKKYAKSYGLKTTLLLPINSESQNKIWNNKNIVKLAKNLKIDQLVFYYVNFVVNSFSEDDILNNFKNTLSIKKILITSDYQNAYWEILNRRFFEKKWEKNCIIFKSEQFKDDYKRIYKKLKESDFNGFKNLTGFDYEISGIISEGKKIGRTIGYPTINILIEDDLPLTYGVYGVETYFEQLDKTFLGAAMYWKNDLNQKVLEVYILDFDKDVYGWSVDIKLLEKIRNPIKITSLEDLKKIIKNDVDQIKKIWRR; the protein is encoded by the coding sequence ATGACAAAAGTATATTACTACAATAGTTTAAACAAAATTTTATTGAATTTAGATGATTCTATTTGTTTATTTGCGAATTTTAATAATTGATATAACTATGAAAATTTGCAAATAGAGCAATTAAAAAAATATGCTAAATCTTATGGCTTAAAAACAACATTGTTATTACCTATAAATAGTGAATCTCAAAATAAAATTTGAAATAATAAAAATATTGTAAAATTAGCAAAAAACTTAAAAATAGATCAACTTGTTTTTTATTATGTAAATTTTGTTGTTAATAGTTTTTCTGAAGATGACATACTTAATAATTTTAAAAATACTTTATCTATAAAAAAAATACTTATAACTAGTGATTATCAAAACGCTTATTGAGAAATTTTAAATAGAAGATTTTTCGAAAAAAAGTGAGAAAAAAATTGTATTATATTTAAAAGTGAGCAATTTAAAGACGATTATAAAAGAATATATAAAAAATTAAAAGAAAGTGATTTTAATGGTTTTAAAAATTTAACTGGTTTTGATTATGAGATAAGTGGAATTATATCCGAAGGAAAAAAAATAGGAAGAACAATAGGGTATCCAACAATAAACATCCTAATTGAAGATGATCTTCCTTTAACTTATGGGGTTTATGGGGTTGAAACATATTTTGAACAATTAGATAAAACTTTTTTAGGTGCTGCTATGTATTGAAAAAACGATTTAAATCAAAAAGTTTTAGAAGTATATATACTTGATTTTGATAAAGATGTATACGGATGATCGGTTGATATAAAATTATTAGAAAAAATAAGAAATCCAATAAAAATAACTTCATTAGAAGATTTAAAAAAAATAATTAAAAATGATGTAGATCAAATAAAAAAAATATGAAGAAGATAA
- a CDS encoding ABC transporter ATP-binding protein, with amino-acid sequence MSLIEVKDITKKYKDKIIFENISFSVNEGESVAILGKNGAGKTTLVEIIAQMAKPSKGEAVINIDNNLKQEIGIQFQEGNWPSGLCAKDIIDFYLTVFDNFNKENFEKLNHTFEIMEFYKTPLSKLSGGQKQRFNALLSVINDPKLIILDELTTGLDMELQFKILSYFQEKIKDKKTLIIVSHHPEEVERLCNRIIIIDNKKILMDKKIDQVTKEFKSVRNLMEKFYKGDFDEK; translated from the coding sequence AAAATATAAAGATAAAATTATATTTGAAAATATATCATTCTCTGTAAACGAAGGAGAATCTGTTGCTATACTTGGAAAAAATGGCGCTGGAAAAACAACGCTTGTTGAAATTATTGCTCAAATGGCAAAACCAAGTAAAGGAGAAGCTGTTATAAATATAGATAACAATCTTAAACAAGAGATAGGAATACAATTTCAAGAAGGTAATTGACCTTCTGGTCTATGCGCGAAAGATATAATAGATTTTTATTTAACTGTATTTGATAATTTTAATAAAGAGAACTTTGAAAAGCTAAATCATACATTTGAGATTATGGAATTTTACAAAACTCCTTTGAGTAAACTTTCTGGTGGTCAAAAACAAAGATTTAATGCTTTATTATCTGTTATAAATGATCCTAAATTAATCATTTTAGACGAACTTACAACAGGTTTGGATATGGAATTGCAATTTAAAATCTTAAGTTATTTTCAAGAGAAAATAAAAGATAAAAAAACATTAATAATAGTTTCTCATCATCCAGAAGAAGTAGAAAGATTATGTAATAGGATAATTATTATTGATAATAAAAAAATTTTAATGGATAAAAAAATAGATCAAGTTACAAAAGAATTCAAAAGTGTAAGAAATTTAATGGAAAAATTTTATAAGGGTGATTTTGATGAAAAATAA
- a CDS encoding ABC transporter permease, whose translation MKNKTDNQKNYKVIFKHKKKLLVFKQLFKLIAKAFFKNVRGPLFSYVIPIFFTTIFYFLFSGQITTNKGSAILGYIALPCLTILTSLSASIVEWKNSVFLKRIDTTGISKKNFIFCIWSFYFLVSWSGVFLEILAGLAIGRNDVIELYKNLDWGYFILAISLITLMAIGIATLIGGNLSDDGANQGISMIVYFITIFFSGVMLDPRLYESVGSARYFTYFIALKYPVAILLFSQYKDGNWNDAGFNTGRWNPLEDAKFHDFTSTWQPVLGSLLIVIALFVISALTFKWNKKR comes from the coding sequence ATGAAAAATAAAACAGATAATCAAAAAAATTATAAAGTTATATTTAAGCATAAAAAAAAGCTTTTAGTATTTAAGCAATTATTCAAACTAATTGCTAAAGCATTTTTTAAAAATGTAAGGGGTCCATTATTCTCTTATGTGATACCAATTTTTTTTACAACTATTTTTTATTTTTTATTTTCCGGACAAATAACAACAAATAAAGGAAGTGCAATTCTCGGTTATATTGCATTACCTTGTTTAACAATATTAACTTCATTATCAGCTTCAATTGTGGAATGAAAAAACTCAGTTTTTCTAAAAAGAATTGATACAACTGGAATAAGTAAAAAGAATTTTATATTTTGTATATGATCATTTTATTTTTTAGTTAGTTGATCTGGTGTATTTCTAGAAATTTTAGCAGGACTAGCTATTGGAAGAAATGATGTTATCGAATTATACAAAAATTTAGATTGAGGATATTTTATCTTAGCGATTAGTTTGATAACATTAATGGCTATTGGGATTGCAACTTTAATTGGGGGTAATTTGAGTGATGATGGGGCAAACCAAGGTATTTCTATGATTGTCTATTTCATAACCATTTTCTTTTCAGGAGTTATGTTAGATCCGAGATTATACGAAAGTGTAGGAAGCGCAAGATATTTCACTTATTTTATAGCTTTAAAATATCCAGTTGCAATCTTATTATTTTCTCAATATAAAGATGGAAATTGAAATGATGCTGGATTTAATACTGGAAGGTGAAATCCCTTGGAAGATGCTAAATTTCATGATTTTACAAGTACATGACAACCAGTTTTAGGTTCGTTATTAATAGTAATAGCATTATTTGTAATATCTGCATTAACATTTAAGTGAAATAAAAAAAGATAA
- a CDS encoding transcription antitermination factor NusB encodes MEKSVSYLKKQRRNTVQILYKVSLLNEQIDKIKQELLDNTQFEEINDDLSAYITNVLNQFDDLKQELKKYIPSNWSWERLPNMIKAILISSAFEIINNINPKGIVINESLDMVREFLPSWDTNFVNAILDKLN; translated from the coding sequence ATGGAAAAAAGCGTATCTTATTTAAAAAAACAAAGAAGAAATACAGTTCAAATTTTATACAAAGTTTCACTTTTAAATGAACAAATAGACAAAATAAAACAAGAACTATTAGATAATACTCAATTTGAAGAAATAAATGATGATTTATCTGCGTATATAACAAATGTTTTAAATCAGTTTGATGATTTAAAACAAGAACTAAAAAAATACATTCCAAGTAACTGATCGTGAGAGAGATTACCTAATATGATTAAAGCGATTCTGATATCAAGTGCATTTGAAATTATAAATAATATAAATCCAAAAGGTATAGTTATAAATGAATCACTAGACATGGTCAGAGAGTTTTTACCTAGCTGAGACACAAACTTCGTGAATGCTATTTTAGATAAATTAAATTAA